One Saccharopolyspora erythraea NRRL 2338 genomic region harbors:
- a CDS encoding PHP domain-containing protein, translated as MDPVRALREVAFWLERAGEPTYRVRAFRRAAEAVASADDVAQRLESGRLTDLPGVGKTTAKVVEQAHRGDVPDYLRRLRSEAERPEEGRELRAALRGDCHTHSDWSDGGSPIEEMAETARDLGHEWMVLTDHSPRLTVANGLSAERLRQQLEVIAEINERLAPFRILTGIEVDILDDGSLDQEEALLAELDVVVASVHSKLRMDSAAMTRRMCAAVRNPHVDVLGHCTGRRVAGTPRPQSEFDADEVFRACRDHGTAVEINSRPDRLDPPRTLLRRALELGCVFSIDSDSHAPGQLDWLHLGCARAQECEVPADRLINTRRADELLSWK; from the coding sequence ATGGATCCGGTGCGTGCGTTGCGGGAGGTCGCGTTCTGGCTGGAGCGCGCCGGGGAGCCGACCTACCGGGTGCGTGCGTTCCGCCGCGCGGCCGAGGCGGTGGCCTCGGCCGACGACGTCGCGCAGCGGCTGGAGTCGGGCCGGCTGACCGACCTGCCCGGCGTCGGCAAGACCACGGCGAAGGTCGTCGAGCAGGCCCACCGCGGAGACGTGCCCGACTACCTGCGGCGGCTTCGCTCGGAGGCCGAACGACCGGAGGAGGGGCGCGAGCTGCGTGCGGCGCTGCGCGGCGACTGCCACACCCACTCCGACTGGTCCGACGGCGGCAGCCCGATCGAGGAGATGGCCGAGACCGCGCGCGACCTCGGCCACGAGTGGATGGTGCTCACCGACCACTCGCCGCGGCTGACCGTGGCCAACGGGCTCTCCGCCGAGCGGCTGCGGCAGCAGCTGGAGGTGATCGCCGAGATCAACGAGCGCCTGGCGCCGTTCCGGATCCTGACCGGGATCGAGGTCGACATCCTCGACGACGGCTCGCTGGACCAGGAGGAGGCGCTGCTGGCCGAGCTCGACGTGGTGGTGGCCAGCGTGCACTCCAAGCTCCGGATGGACTCGGCGGCGATGACCCGGCGGATGTGCGCCGCGGTGCGCAACCCGCACGTCGACGTCCTCGGGCACTGCACCGGACGGCGGGTGGCGGGGACACCGCGCCCGCAGTCGGAGTTCGACGCCGACGAGGTCTTCCGCGCCTGCCGCGACCACGGCACGGCGGTCGAGATCAACTCCAGGCCCGACCGGCTCGACCCGCCCCGCACGCTGCTGCGCCGGGCTCTGGAGCTGGGCTGCGTGTTCAGCATCGACTCCGACAGCCACGCCCCGGGCCAGCTGGACTGGCTGCATCTGGGGTGCGCCCGCGCGCAGGAGTGCGAGGTCCCCGCGGACCGCC